In one window of Chryseobacterium phocaeense DNA:
- a CDS encoding homoserine kinase — translation MKKIKIKVPATVANMVCGFDILGMAIHEPYDEMELKLLDSPEIIIKHEDRFGLPEDPSNNVAGVVLQHIQQHLKLATGFEVTIRKHIKPGSGLGSSAASAAGAAFGANALLGNILSKEEMVHFAMFGEELASGVRHADNIAPCIYGGITLVKSSSPIDIIPLSTPDLFVAAVHPQVEVKTSDARQILKKNILLKDAIEQWGNIAGLVTGILKNDIPLIGRSLNDVIIEPVRSILIPKFEEIKAKSLKMGALGGGISGSGPSIFMLTERKQAAQDIARMMKSVYDDIEVESLIYVSKINPVGIEIVEKEY, via the coding sequence ATGAAAAAAATAAAAATAAAAGTTCCGGCCACCGTTGCCAATATGGTCTGCGGATTTGATATCCTCGGAATGGCCATCCATGAACCTTATGACGAAATGGAACTGAAATTACTGGACAGTCCGGAGATTATCATTAAACATGAAGACCGGTTCGGGCTTCCGGAAGATCCGTCAAACAATGTAGCAGGTGTTGTCCTTCAACATATTCAGCAGCATTTGAAACTGGCTACGGGTTTTGAAGTAACGATCCGTAAACATATCAAGCCGGGAAGCGGGCTCGGCTCCAGTGCGGCAAGTGCCGCCGGAGCTGCTTTCGGGGCCAATGCATTACTGGGAAACATTTTATCCAAAGAGGAAATGGTTCATTTTGCGATGTTCGGGGAGGAACTTGCTTCCGGGGTACGGCATGCAGATAATATTGCACCTTGTATTTATGGCGGAATTACCCTTGTAAAGTCCTCATCTCCTATTGATATTATTCCGCTGAGCACTCCGGATTTATTTGTGGCTGCCGTGCATCCGCAGGTAGAAGTCAAAACTTCAGATGCCCGACAGATCCTAAAGAAAAATATCCTGTTGAAAGACGCCATTGAACAGTGGGGAAATATTGCAGGATTAGTCACAGGAATTCTTAAAAATGATATTCCGCTGATCGGGAGAAGCCTTAATGATGTCATCATAGAACCGGTAAGAAGCATTCTGATTCCAAAATTTGAAGAAATCAAAGCTAAAAGTCTTAAGATGGGTGCGCTTGGAGGAGGAATTTCCGGCTCGGGGCCTTCCATTTTTATGCTGACTGAAAGAAAACAAGCCGCTCAGGATATTGCCCGCATGATGAAATCAGTATATGATGACATTGAGGTTGAAAGTCTTATCTATGTATCAAAAATAAATCCTGTAGGAATCGAAATCGTAGAAAAAGAATATTAA
- a CDS encoding glycine zipper domain-containing protein, whose protein sequence is MRKIVLAGFLSVFLMTACKKDDRTAEKSLEQQKLEFQARQLDIEKQKLAIEKERIVYEAQKKADSIAESKSKATAAANSKPQIIRETKTVYRDRGSNSNSGGGTYANNGNSSSQGTTAQQKKGWSKAAKGTAIGAVGGAALGAIVAKKNRGLGAVIGGVVGGATGYTIGRAGDRKDGRVQPRN, encoded by the coding sequence ATGAGAAAGATAGTATTAGCAGGTTTTTTATCAGTCTTTTTAATGACTGCCTGCAAAAAAGACGACAGGACAGCTGAAAAATCTTTAGAACAGCAAAAGCTTGAATTTCAGGCAAGACAGCTTGATATAGAAAAACAAAAACTGGCTATTGAGAAAGAAAGAATAGTATATGAGGCCCAGAAAAAAGCAGACAGCATTGCAGAAAGCAAATCCAAAGCAACGGCTGCAGCCAATTCAAAACCTCAGATCATAAGAGAAACAAAAACAGTATACAGAGACAGAGGATCCAACTCTAATTCAGGAGGCGGAACTTATGCAAATAACGGAAACAGCTCTTCACAGGGAACAACCGCACAACAGAAGAAAGGATGGAGTAAGGCCGCTAAGGGAACTGCCATTGGTGCCGTGGGTGGTGCTGCATTAGGAGCTATTGTTGCTAAGAAAAACAGAGGTCTTGGCGCCGTGATTGGTGGTGTAGTAGGTGGTGCAACCGGTTATACGATCGGTAGAGCAGGAGACAGAAAAGATGGAAGAGTTCAGCCGCGTAATTAA
- a CDS encoding LIC_10190 family membrane protein → MILLLFSSALILSVLAGWGKIMEKYTGNFLSCGISGNILTGILGLSLIWTVLAFFIPLDLYAEIPVILTGIFFFFKERLYHEFSRFSKKEAILISGISVIIIFSSSFYPFILDHFGYYVPTIKWLTEYGLVRGISNLDLTLGQMSVWHIFQAGFSNFSDPFLRINAILLIIYTLYIFERKSWIQVCFIPVLLLFSQSPSPDLPVITFSLIILNEILSRNKNIPLLFAYSVFVFSIKPTMIWLPLLGVLCSAFHYKTSFKTMIFGGIILLLFIIKNIWTFGYPIFPVAVADFGFSWRPNSEVLKISSEYAVQKTYDMQYSYEEIQKFSTYDSVKNWLTLEGIKSKINILFIISLVGLAVFAFIKKKKIITLVFISIAVKSILVLGFSAQYRFFIDVFFVLIFILLIHFSQKKSLAVFSVLSLAVIGILSFPGFIQKYIPSFRPGSFMTGLKKEQLCQPSAYHYNKFDTFQTGNLKFNISKDYPFNFDTPLPAISSGYVLDDIQSGIFPQYVDEKNIRKGFMWRKLTPREETETEHIINTIKNTDK, encoded by the coding sequence ATGATATTACTTCTGTTTTCCTCGGCCCTTATTCTATCAGTTCTTGCCGGCTGGGGAAAGATCATGGAAAAATATACCGGGAACTTTTTGTCTTGCGGGATTTCAGGAAATATCCTGACCGGGATATTAGGACTCAGCTTGATCTGGACGGTTCTGGCATTTTTTATCCCTCTTGATTTATATGCAGAAATCCCTGTGATTCTCACCGGAATTTTCTTCTTTTTCAAAGAAAGGTTATACCATGAATTTAGTCGTTTTTCAAAAAAAGAAGCTATTTTAATAAGCGGTATTTCCGTGATTATTATATTCAGCAGTTCTTTTTATCCCTTTATTTTAGATCATTTCGGATATTATGTTCCTACGATTAAGTGGCTTACAGAGTATGGTCTGGTGAGAGGCATTTCCAACCTTGACCTTACTCTGGGGCAAATGTCGGTATGGCATATTTTTCAGGCAGGATTTTCCAATTTTTCAGATCCGTTTCTAAGGATTAATGCTATTCTTCTTATTATATATACGTTGTATATTTTTGAACGGAAAAGCTGGATCCAGGTGTGCTTTATTCCGGTGCTTCTGCTTTTTTCACAGTCACCAAGCCCTGACCTTCCGGTGATCACATTCTCACTGATTATTTTAAATGAAATTTTATCCCGAAATAAAAATATACCGCTCCTGTTTGCCTATTCTGTTTTTGTTTTTTCAATAAAACCTACTATGATCTGGCTTCCGTTACTGGGAGTTCTTTGCTCCGCTTTTCACTATAAAACCAGTTTTAAGACTATGATATTTGGAGGAATTATTCTTCTGCTTTTTATCATTAAAAATATCTGGACATTCGGATACCCGATTTTTCCAGTTGCTGTGGCTGATTTTGGGTTCAGCTGGAGACCAAATTCTGAAGTACTGAAAATTTCGTCGGAATATGCCGTTCAGAAAACCTATGATATGCAGTACAGCTACGAAGAAATTCAAAAGTTTTCTACTTATGATAGTGTGAAAAACTGGCTGACCCTCGAAGGAATTAAATCCAAGATCAATATCCTCTTCATTATAAGTCTGGTGGGATTGGCTGTTTTCGCCTTCATTAAAAAGAAAAAGATCATAACGCTGGTCTTTATTTCCATAGCCGTTAAAAGCATACTCGTTCTGGGCTTTTCAGCACAATACCGTTTTTTTATTGATGTGTTTTTTGTGTTAATTTTTATTTTATTGATTCACTTTAGCCAAAAGAAATCACTTGCCGTTTTTTCCGTTTTAAGCTTAGCCGTAATTGGAATTTTAAGTTTCCCTGGCTTTATACAGAAATACATTCCAAGTTTCAGGCCCGGAAGTTTTATGACCGGATTAAAGAAAGAACAGCTGTGCCAACCTTCGGCCTATCATTACAATAAGTTTGATACCTTCCAAACCGGAAATTTAAAATTCAATATATCAAAAGATTATCCTTTTAATTTTGACACTCCCCTTCCTGCCATTTCATCAGGATATGTTCTGGACGATATACAATCAGGAATTTTCCCGCAGTATGTGGATGAAAAAAACATCAGAAAAGGATTTATGTGGAGAAAACTTACTCCCCGGGAAGAAACGGAAACCGAACACATTATCAATACCATCAAAAACACTGATAAATAG
- the thrA gene encoding bifunctional aspartate kinase/homoserine dehydrogenase I, translating into MKILKFGGSSVANARNILLAEHILKKESLQSRIIVVVSALHGVTDNLIRSAEYASSKDAAYIPVIKGLEEKHLELVKELIPISAQSSWLSFVKKHFNDIEDIYNGIFVLGEFTDKIRDRITSYGEFLSSNIIAARLQYEGLDCLWMNSAEQIRTDSNFTHAKVDFEVTENNIKNFAAKNPNQIIIAPGFIAKDQNGNATTLGRGGSDYTAAIIAAALSAGELQIWTDVSGMMTADPRLASHAKPIPEISYHEAMELSHFGAKVLYPPSIQPVMAKNIDLKIKNTFDPDAPGTLVSHHLKKSMDENREAAVGVSNMSQIALLTLEGSGMVGIPGTSARLFQCLSNEKINVILITQGSSEHSITVAVDEKEVYHAEQAVNSSFADDIKLQRTAPVKIETGLSIVALVGENMKNRSGISSKMFGCLGNNGINIRAIAQGSSERNISIVISEKDTKKAVNVLHEEFFESEIKQVHLYLCGTGNVGSKLVEQIFEQNAYLRENNLINLRIAGLSNSRKMFFSDQGISEKDYDSWSEKGVPASIHGFAEEIISRNLRNSIFIDITASQEVPEIYERLLKRSINIVACNKIAASSDFEIYKTLKNTARNHSCRFYFETNVGAGLPVIGTINDLIKSGDKITSIQAVLSGTLNFVFNNYDGSRPFSEVVAQAQKEGFTEPDPRLDLTGTDVARKILILAREAGYPLQFGDIENQGFLPEECLQGSVEDFYQKLGEYEDHFKKLVDDAQKNGKILKYTAEFKDGKAKVGLQHVAPDSDLFHLYGKDNIVIFKTLRYSEQPLVVKGAGAGAEVTASGVFADIIRSV; encoded by the coding sequence ATGAAAATCTTAAAATTCGGTGGCAGCTCTGTTGCCAACGCCCGGAATATCCTTCTGGCAGAACATATTCTTAAAAAAGAATCTTTACAGAGCAGAATTATTGTTGTAGTTTCAGCCCTTCACGGTGTAACAGACAATCTGATCAGATCGGCTGAGTATGCTTCTTCTAAAGATGCGGCTTATATCCCGGTCATAAAAGGACTGGAAGAAAAACACCTGGAACTCGTCAAAGAACTTATCCCCATTTCAGCCCAGAGCTCCTGGCTAAGTTTCGTGAAAAAACATTTTAACGACATAGAAGATATCTACAACGGAATCTTTGTATTGGGTGAATTCACAGACAAAATCAGAGACAGAATCACGTCATATGGCGAATTCCTTTCGTCCAATATCATCGCAGCCAGACTTCAGTATGAAGGCCTGGACTGCCTTTGGATGAATTCCGCAGAGCAGATCAGGACAGACAGTAATTTTACCCATGCAAAAGTAGATTTTGAAGTTACTGAGAACAATATAAAGAATTTTGCAGCCAAGAATCCAAACCAGATCATTATAGCACCCGGTTTTATTGCGAAAGACCAGAACGGAAATGCCACCACATTAGGAAGAGGCGGCTCGGATTATACGGCTGCTATTATCGCCGCTGCTCTTTCTGCCGGAGAACTCCAAATCTGGACAGATGTCAGCGGTATGATGACTGCTGATCCGAGACTTGCTTCCCATGCAAAACCTATCCCGGAAATTTCTTACCATGAAGCGATGGAACTGTCCCATTTTGGGGCAAAAGTATTGTATCCGCCATCCATACAGCCTGTTATGGCAAAAAACATAGACTTGAAAATCAAAAACACTTTTGATCCTGATGCTCCTGGAACTCTGGTTTCTCACCACTTAAAAAAATCCATGGATGAAAACCGGGAAGCTGCGGTTGGAGTTTCCAATATGAGCCAAATTGCTCTTCTTACTCTGGAAGGCAGCGGCATGGTAGGAATTCCCGGAACTTCCGCCAGGCTTTTTCAGTGTCTCAGCAATGAAAAAATAAATGTTATCCTCATTACCCAGGGATCTTCTGAGCATTCCATTACTGTAGCCGTTGATGAAAAAGAGGTGTACCATGCGGAACAAGCGGTCAATTCTTCATTTGCAGATGATATCAAACTTCAGAGAACTGCTCCGGTAAAAATAGAAACCGGGCTTTCAATTGTCGCACTGGTAGGAGAAAATATGAAAAACAGAAGTGGGATCAGTTCGAAGATGTTCGGATGCCTGGGAAATAATGGCATTAATATCAGAGCCATTGCGCAGGGATCATCTGAAAGGAATATCAGCATTGTAATTTCAGAAAAGGATACAAAAAAAGCGGTCAATGTTCTTCATGAAGAATTCTTTGAATCTGAAATCAAGCAGGTGCATCTTTATCTGTGCGGAACCGGAAATGTAGGTTCAAAGCTGGTAGAGCAGATTTTTGAGCAGAATGCCTACCTTCGGGAAAACAACCTGATCAATTTAAGGATCGCAGGGCTTTCCAACAGCAGAAAAATGTTTTTTTCAGACCAGGGAATTTCTGAAAAAGATTATGACAGCTGGAGCGAAAAAGGGGTCCCGGCTTCCATTCATGGGTTTGCAGAGGAGATCATTTCAAGAAATCTGAGGAATTCAATTTTCATTGATATCACTGCCAGTCAGGAAGTTCCGGAAATATATGAACGTCTGCTCAAAAGAAGCATCAATATTGTAGCCTGTAATAAAATTGCGGCTTCCTCAGATTTTGAAATTTATAAAACCTTAAAAAATACAGCCCGAAACCATAGCTGCCGTTTTTATTTTGAAACCAATGTAGGCGCAGGACTTCCTGTAATCGGGACCATTAATGACCTTATCAAAAGCGGTGACAAAATCACTTCGATCCAGGCGGTATTAAGCGGAACCCTGAATTTTGTCTTCAATAATTATGACGGAAGCAGGCCGTTTTCAGAAGTCGTAGCTCAGGCGCAGAAAGAAGGTTTCACAGAACCGGATCCCCGCCTGGATCTTACCGGAACAGATGTAGCGCGCAAGATCCTGATTTTAGCAAGGGAAGCCGGTTATCCGCTTCAGTTCGGGGATATTGAGAATCAAGGTTTCCTGCCTGAAGAATGCCTCCAGGGAAGCGTGGAGGATTTCTATCAAAAGCTGGGCGAGTATGAAGATCACTTTAAAAAGCTGGTGGATGATGCGCAAAAAAACGGGAAGATTTTAAAATATACCGCCGAATTTAAAGATGGAAAAGCAAAAGTAGGCCTTCAGCATGTAGCACCGGACAGCGACCTGTTTCATCTGTATGGCAAAGACAATATCGTTATTTTCAAAACCTTGAGATACTCTGAGCAGCCTCTTGTCGTAAAAGGAGCCGGTGCCGGCGCTGAAGTGACCGCCAGCGGTGTTTTTGCAGATATTATCCGATCCGTTTAA
- the thrC gene encoding threonine synthase, protein MNYYNLKDKEEVVDFKTASIKSQGNHKGLFFPEYIPKFDDDFIQNLHLYSDQEIAFRCMKDFAGDEIPEEILRKIAAETISFEIPLKKINENIAVLELFHGPTLAFKDVGARFMSLCLSYFLKDENKKVTVLVATSGDTGGAVAHGFYNIPGINVVILYPKNRVSPVQEKQLTALGGNISSLEVNGSFDDCQRLVKQAFADKSINSELFLTSANSINIARWLPQQIYYLLALKHWQQHENTNPVICVPSGNFGNICAGLLAHFRGLPAEHFIAACNENDVVPDYLKTRQYHPKKALSTLSNAMDVGDPSNFTRILELFGQQFEQLKDMISGYSINDELTLQTIQEVHKKYGYLLEPHGAVAYASLEQYLIEHPGKKGLILGTAHPVKFPDAVEKATNIKVEIPSGLKDLMNTEKKTIEIHADFEELKRFLLNKNQEQ, encoded by the coding sequence ATGAATTATTATAATTTAAAAGATAAAGAAGAGGTTGTTGATTTCAAAACGGCCTCTATAAAAAGCCAGGGGAACCACAAAGGGTTATTTTTTCCTGAATATATTCCCAAGTTTGATGATGATTTTATTCAAAACCTTCATTTATATTCTGACCAAGAAATCGCTTTCAGGTGTATGAAAGACTTTGCAGGCGATGAAATTCCTGAAGAAATTTTAAGGAAAATTGCTGCGGAAACCATCAGTTTTGAGATCCCTTTAAAAAAAATCAATGAAAATATTGCTGTGCTGGAGCTTTTTCACGGGCCTACTTTAGCATTTAAAGATGTGGGGGCAAGGTTTATGAGCCTCTGCCTTTCGTACTTTTTAAAAGATGAAAACAAAAAAGTAACGGTTCTTGTGGCCACTTCCGGGGATACGGGAGGAGCCGTTGCCCATGGATTTTATAATATTCCGGGCATTAACGTGGTGATTCTTTATCCTAAAAACAGAGTAAGTCCGGTTCAGGAAAAACAGCTTACGGCACTGGGTGGAAATATTTCTTCACTGGAAGTCAATGGCAGTTTTGATGATTGTCAGCGTCTTGTCAAGCAGGCCTTCGCAGATAAAAGTATTAACTCCGAATTGTTTCTCACTTCAGCCAACTCTATCAATATTGCGAGATGGCTTCCGCAGCAGATCTATTATTTATTGGCTTTAAAACATTGGCAACAGCATGAAAACACAAATCCTGTCATCTGCGTCCCGAGTGGAAATTTCGGAAATATCTGTGCGGGACTTCTGGCTCATTTCCGGGGGCTTCCCGCAGAGCATTTCATCGCAGCCTGCAATGAGAATGATGTTGTTCCGGATTATCTGAAAACCCGGCAGTATCATCCTAAGAAAGCCTTATCCACACTTTCAAATGCTATGGACGTGGGAGATCCCAGCAATTTCACAAGAATTCTGGAACTTTTCGGGCAGCAGTTTGAGCAGCTGAAAGATATGATTTCGGGGTATTCCATTAACGATGAACTCACCTTACAGACCATACAGGAGGTTCATAAAAAATACGGATACCTTCTGGAACCCCACGGTGCCGTAGCATATGCATCTCTGGAACAATACTTGATTGAACATCCGGGCAAAAAAGGCCTGATCCTCGGAACTGCACATCCGGTGAAATTCCCTGATGCTGTGGAGAAAGCAACAAATATTAAAGTGGAGATTCCTTCCGGATTAAAAGATCTGATGAATACAGAGAAAAAAACTATAGAAATACATGCAGATTTTGAAGAATTAAAGCGATTTTTGCTGAATAAAAATCAGGAACAATGA
- a CDS encoding glycosyltransferase family 2 protein, translating into MIKFSILVAHYNNGKYFRDCYNSLIAQTYENWEVIIVDDASTDNSLEIIEDIIKNDSRFRLYRNATNQGCGYTKRECMKYAEGELCAYLDPDDALYTDTLKKMTEEFAKNDIAAAYSQMMLCNENLTPEKVFASTKQICNNRYFFNCPTQFAHFFTFKKETYLKTSGINPNLKSAVDQDLYLKILEHGSVKYIKEPLYLYRLHSNGISQHSSKQGAKESFARVIHDTMKRRGITKINNRTVPEEYTSPYEIYELLNYQTQKLHRIINKVKVTFNI; encoded by the coding sequence GTGATCAAATTCTCTATTCTTGTAGCCCACTACAATAATGGTAAATACTTCAGAGATTGCTATAACTCACTGATTGCCCAGACTTATGAAAACTGGGAGGTCATTATTGTTGATGATGCATCTACAGATAATTCTTTGGAAATAATAGAGGATATTATTAAGAATGACTCACGGTTCAGGCTGTACAGGAATGCCACAAATCAAGGCTGCGGCTATACAAAAAGAGAATGCATGAAATATGCAGAAGGAGAACTGTGTGCTTATCTGGATCCTGATGACGCCCTGTATACGGATACCCTGAAAAAAATGACTGAAGAATTTGCTAAAAACGATATTGCAGCTGCCTATTCTCAGATGATGCTCTGCAATGAAAACCTGACTCCGGAAAAAGTTTTTGCAAGTACTAAGCAGATCTGTAACAACAGGTATTTTTTCAACTGCCCTACCCAGTTTGCACATTTCTTCACCTTTAAAAAAGAAACTTATCTGAAAACTTCCGGCATCAATCCCAATCTGAAAAGTGCTGTAGACCAGGATCTCTACCTGAAGATCCTGGAGCATGGCAGCGTAAAATATATTAAAGAACCTCTTTACTTATATCGTCTGCATTCTAACGGAATTTCACAGCACTCTTCCAAACAGGGAGCCAAAGAATCTTTTGCCCGCGTAATTCATGATACCATGAAAAGACGGGGGATTACAAAAATAAACAACAGAACAGTCCCGGAAGAATACACCAGCCCTTACGAAATCTATGAGCTCCTGAATTACCAGACTCAAAAACTTCACAGGATCATTAATAAAGTAAAAGTAACATTCAATATTTAA
- the folB gene encoding dihydroneopterin aldolase, with protein MSKIFLEEVKIYAYHGVLPEENIIGTYYILNAELHTDLWKAAETDDLNDTISYADINAILHKEMSIKSKLLEHVAGRMITGIHRAFPQISYIKLKITKTSPPMQGEMKGASIELEKSFKPDEH; from the coding sequence ATGAGTAAGATCTTTCTTGAAGAGGTAAAAATATATGCTTATCACGGCGTTCTTCCCGAAGAAAATATCATCGGGACTTACTATATTTTAAATGCAGAACTGCACACCGATCTCTGGAAAGCTGCAGAAACAGATGATCTGAATGACACGATCAGCTATGCAGATATTAATGCTATCCTGCATAAGGAAATGTCCATTAAATCCAAATTGCTGGAACACGTGGCAGGGAGAATGATCACCGGAATTCATCGCGCTTTTCCACAGATTTCGTACATTAAACTGAAGATTACGAAGACTTCCCCACCGATGCAAGGTGAAATGAAGGGCGCAAGTATTGAACTGGAAAAAAGCTTCAAACCTGATGAGCATTAA
- a CDS encoding DUF4403 family protein — MKSIKLFFLLSCAMVFGQTAVDTPSPVYNFPKIKSSITMPVTIPLSEISNMINASVKELVYQDDSYTDNNNDQFKVKVWKTRPIRLVGGTTQNLLIEVPLKIWAEKGIGTLGVYSYQNTTFETVMSFNTTLSFKNNWTIVTTTQPNGFRWVTKPVLDYGRIQIPITSLVEKSLREQQEKFAKTIDQQMATQLNFQKYAVMAWNVFSQPFNISEEYNTWLKISPVGVNITPLKFYGNEITTNIGMDIYSETFTGSKPAASATVKSVNNFAVVPVLADKFLLQTTANVPFSEATNIARNMFMNKEYDVRGSKVKIKDIRVYGADDRVIIEAETEGYVNGKAIISGIPVYDETKKKIVLSATKFNLKTANILQKTATLIFKGKIVKMIEEEYGIPTQDLELASKKSIEEAFNKEYYKGLKMNGRVFNLKPGSVLLNEYGITAVIETNATLKLTLNGI, encoded by the coding sequence TTGAAATCCATCAAATTATTTTTTTTATTGAGTTGTGCCATGGTTTTTGGCCAGACTGCGGTTGATACCCCATCCCCTGTTTACAATTTTCCAAAGATAAAATCCAGCATCACGATGCCTGTAACCATCCCGCTTTCAGAGATCAGCAATATGATCAATGCATCGGTAAAGGAGCTGGTATATCAGGATGATTCTTATACGGATAATAATAATGACCAGTTTAAAGTGAAGGTATGGAAAACCCGCCCTATCCGTCTGGTAGGCGGAACCACCCAGAATCTCCTGATTGAGGTTCCTTTAAAAATATGGGCTGAGAAAGGAATCGGTACCCTTGGGGTATATTCCTATCAGAACACTACCTTTGAAACGGTCATGTCTTTTAACACAACACTAAGTTTTAAAAATAACTGGACCATCGTTACTACCACACAGCCCAATGGTTTCAGATGGGTTACGAAACCGGTTCTGGATTACGGAAGAATACAGATTCCTATTACCTCCCTCGTAGAAAAAAGTCTTAGGGAACAGCAGGAAAAATTTGCTAAAACCATTGACCAGCAAATGGCTACCCAGCTGAATTTTCAGAAGTATGCGGTCATGGCGTGGAATGTTTTTTCACAACCTTTTAATATTTCGGAGGAATACAACACGTGGCTTAAAATCAGCCCGGTGGGTGTGAACATCACTCCTTTGAAATTCTACGGAAATGAAATCACTACGAATATCGGAATGGATATTTATTCGGAAACCTTTACGGGGAGCAAACCGGCGGCCTCAGCCACAGTAAAATCCGTCAATAATTTCGCAGTGGTTCCGGTACTGGCGGATAAATTCCTTCTGCAGACCACTGCCAATGTTCCTTTTTCCGAAGCAACGAATATTGCCAGGAATATGTTTATGAATAAGGAATACGATGTCCGCGGCTCTAAAGTAAAGATCAAAGACATCCGGGTATACGGAGCAGACGACAGGGTGATCATCGAAGCGGAAACGGAAGGCTATGTGAATGGAAAAGCCATTATTTCAGGAATTCCGGTGTATGACGAGACAAAAAAGAAAATTGTTCTGTCTGCCACTAAATTCAATTTAAAGACAGCCAATATCCTCCAGAAAACTGCTACCCTTATTTTTAAAGGAAAAATTGTAAAAATGATCGAAGAGGAATACGGAATTCCGACTCAGGACCTGGAGCTGGCCTCGAAGAAAAGCATAGAGGAAGCTTTCAACAAAGAATATTACAAAGGCTTAAAAATGAACGGAAGAGTTTTCAACCTGAAGCCTGGCAGCGTTCTTCTCAACGAATATGGCATCACAGCAGTAATAGAAACCAACGCAACTTTAAAATTAACGCTTAACGGAATTTAA
- a CDS encoding RDD family protein, whose translation MRPYLQIVDRHRASKGTRLANYLIDLVAFYIVFFMILTLLMIISPAYRGWVANSSDITQRLMGITSYLLFCFFMETVTGGRSLGKLITGTRVIMTDGQKPSAGNYFLRNIIRGVILIDQLSFLSENGFHDSWSNTCVIKIKDYEAERQLKSDINSIGTKEIV comes from the coding sequence ATGAGACCGTATTTACAGATCGTCGACAGACATCGAGCTTCAAAAGGAACGAGGCTGGCAAATTATTTAATTGACCTTGTGGCCTTTTACATCGTATTTTTTATGATCCTTACTTTGCTTATGATCATCAGTCCCGCTTACAGAGGCTGGGTTGCCAATAGCAGCGATATCACGCAAAGGCTGATGGGAATCACTTCTTACCTTTTATTTTGCTTTTTTATGGAAACCGTAACGGGTGGAAGAAGCCTTGGAAAACTGATCACTGGTACCAGAGTCATTATGACAGACGGGCAGAAACCTTCTGCGGGAAACTATTTTTTAAGAAATATTATCAGGGGAGTAATTCTGATTGATCAATTGTCTTTTCTGAGTGAAAACGGATTCCATGACAGCTGGAGCAATACCTGTGTTATAAAGATAAAAGATTATGAAGCTGAAAGACAGCTAAAAAGCGATATCAACAGCATCGGAACTAAAGAAATTGTATAA